The DNA segment TTTACAGGTTTAACAGCTTATTCAGCAGCGGGCAAATCCATCGCCAATACGGTTTGTTCCTGTTTTTCGCGGAATGCGGCAAGTTTCTGCGCCAATTCGGGGTTGTCGTTCGCCAACATGGAAACGGCAAATAACGCGGCATTGGCGGCACCGGCTTCTCCGATGGCAAACGTGGCAACAGGCACGCCTTTGGGCATCTGCACGATAGACAGCAGCGAATCTTCGCCGCGCAGGTATTTGCTCGGTACCGGTACGCCCAATACCGGAACGGTGGTTTTTGCGGCTACCATACCGGGCAGATGGGCCGCTCCGCCGGCTCCGGCAATAATGGCTTTGATGCCGCGCTCACGGGCTGTTTCGGCATATTCAAACATCAAATCGGGCGTGCGGTGTGCCGAAACGACGCGGGCTTCAAATTCCACACCGAAATCTTTTAAAAATTGTGCCGCGTGCTGCATAACCGGCCAATCGCTGTTGCTGCCCATGATGATGCCTACCTGTATCATATGTTTTCCTTGTGAATAAAAGGTTGGAATATTGTTGTCTGTTTTACGGCGGGATAGTTTGGCCGTATCAGCGTTTTTTCAATTCTGTGTATGCACGTTTGGCCGAAGCGCTTTCAGGATACATTTGAATCAATTTGCGCCAAGTGTCTCGGGCGATATCCTGCTGCTGCATGCGGTATTGGCATGAGCCTACG comes from the Neisseria dumasiana genome and includes:
- the purE gene encoding 5-(carboxyamino)imidazole ribonucleotide mutase, with amino-acid sequence MIQVGIIMGSNSDWPVMQHAAQFLKDFGVEFEARVVSAHRTPDLMFEYAETARERGIKAIIAGAGGAAHLPGMVAAKTTVPVLGVPVPSKYLRGEDSLLSIVQMPKGVPVATFAIGEAGAANAALFAVSMLANDNPELAQKLAAFREKQEQTVLAMDLPAAE